One genomic region from Quercus robur chromosome 4, dhQueRobu3.1, whole genome shotgun sequence encodes:
- the LOC126723953 gene encoding uncharacterized protein LOC126723953 codes for MNCLSWNCRGLGIRRRVRELSDIVRAKGPTLVFLMETKKNKLYMEKLRCRLKFDNMFLVPRRNLSGGLALFWMNELDLHIRTFSPHHIDAVVNPRIDDAWRFTGFYGAPETVNREDSWSLLRHLSTQTSLPWVCIGDFNEITRLDEKSGGPLRSDKQMQGFRDCLDFCGFKDIGFSGLPFTWCNNRFDGPLVWVRLDRAVASAEWLILFPSVRLHHLSGYSSDHKPIWLCSDDVHCRFYRPQRPFRFEEMWTKDERCENVVHAAWDVCLVGDPMSQVLQKVSNCQTQLLSWNKNVFGNIKGSLIHKRKLLAKAEVEAISGQGTCQVKVLREEINNLLELEECMWAQRAKTDWLRYGDQNSKYFHCRATERNKKNFISGLEDDQGIWVEGENNVGELLNEFYSSLFSSSYPTEFNEVLQGVESRVTLEMNADLLRPFMASEVQTALGQMKANTAPGPDGLPPLFYKQYWSKIGPDVSDAVLGVLNSGNLPNALNHTFLTLIPKIKCPRRVTDFRPISLCNTLYKLISKVLANRLKKFLPQLISESQSAFLSGRLITDNILIAHETLHYLKSKHSGKQGLMALKLDMSKAYDRVEWDFLDKIMAKMGFSSRWIALISMCIRSVSYSILLNGQPQGLISPQRGLRQGDPLSPYLFLLITEGLHGLLRVAEDLGRLRGVSLCPAGPRISHLLFADDSLIFCRASIADCRTIQDILLKYERASGQNINRGKTNLFFSSNTPAQMQTEIITLLAIPAVQRYEQYLGLPSLVGREKKKSFSMIKERIWKKLKGWKEKLLSQAGREILVKAVIQAIPTYTMSCFKMPKGLIYEIECLIRKFWWGYRGEQKRIHWISWEKLCLPKKEGGMGFRELSRFNDSLLAKQVWRLINNEDSLFHRVFKAKFFPNCSIMEANSSSKGSYAWKSIAQARRVIELGSVWRVGDGKSIKIRGDKWLPSLHSSCIVSPISSLCPSSTVSALIDEDSHTWNVDLIKNEFLTHESEIILGIPLSIHNSSDKQVWLPSNQGVFSTRSAYRLLSSTERLTLPNCSDSARGSQMWNGIWSLHVPHKVKHLLWKAANEAIPTLFNLWRRHVVQSVSCPGCKSDCEDTIHALWGCPALRIIWEADGLSKNLLKHKLSKFADLLELFFSVRGSANLDLLAVIFWLIWEKRNADRLQNNSFGYHEVRPKAIRFLHDFSAAQVLHNSHSPAVSVGRVRWRPPISPCYKVNYDGAIFKEIGAAGLGVVIRDAQGNVIGALAERIPLPLTVATVEALACRRAALFALELSIFDATFEGDSLIVTSALCGGETNHPEFGLVLSDSLLLARSFRSCNFVHVKRLGNLVAHYLARMSKSGNELKVWIESVPSEIAPLVSNDVL; via the coding sequence ATGAATTGTCTAAGTTGGAACTGCCGCGGGCTTGGGATCCGGCGGCGAGTTCGAGAGCTTTCTGACATTGTGAGAGCAAAAGGCCCCACCCTAGTTTTCCTGatggaaaccaaaaaaaataagctGTACATGGAGAAGCTTCGTTGCCGTctaaaatttgataatatgttcCTTGTTCCTAGGAGGAACCTCAGTGGCGGTTTAGCCCTGTTTTGGATGAATGAGCTTGACCTTCATATTCGCACCTTCTCCCCTCATCACATTGATGCAGTGGTAAATCCAAGAATTGATGACGCCTGGCGGTTTACGGGATTCTACGGAGCCCCGGAGACAGTCAACCGGGAAGATTCTTGGTCCCTGCTTCGCCACCTCAGCACCCAAACTAGTCTTCCCTGGGTTTGTATCGGTGATTTCAACGAAATCACAAGGCTGGATGAGAAGTCTGGGGGGCCCTTAAGATCGGATAAACAGATGCAGGGCTTTAGAGATTGCCTTGATTTTTGTGGTTTCAAAGACATTGGGTTTTCTGGGTTGCCCTTCACCTGGTGCAATAATAGGTTCGATGGTCCTCTGGTTTGGGTCCGGTTAGACAGAGCTGTGGCTTCAGCTGAGTGGTTGATCTTGTTCCCTTCTGTTCGGCTACATCATTTATCCGGTTATTCTTCCGACCATAAACCTATCTGGTTATGCTCCGATGATGTGCATTGTCGTTTCTACCGCCCTCAAAGGCCCTTCCGTTTCGAAGAGATGTGGACGAAGGATGAGAGATGTGAAAATGTGGTCCACGCTGCCTGGGATGTGTGCTTAGTCGGTGATCCCATGAGTCAAGTGCTTCAGAAGGTTAGTAACTGTCAAACTCAACTGCTTTCATGgaataaaaatgtgtttggcAATATTAAGGGGTCCCTAATCCACAAAAGAAAGTTGTTGGCTAAGGCGGAAGTAGAAGCTATTTCTGGCCAGGGTACTTGCCAGGTCAAAGTCCTCAGAGAGGAAATTAACAACTTGCTGGAATTAGAAGAGTGCATGTGGGCTCAGAGAGCCAAAACTGATTGGCTCAGGTATGGCGATCAAAATTCGAAATATTTTCATTGCCGGGCTACTGAGaggaacaagaaaaatttcattTCTGGTCTTGAAGACGACCAAGGTATTTGGGTGGAGGGTGAGAACAATGTGGGTGAGCTTCTTAATGAGTTCTACTCCTCTCTGTTTTCCTCGTCCTATCCTACTGAGTTCAATGAGGTTCTTCAAGGTGTGGAGTCCCGGGTCACCCTGGAAATGAATGCGGACCTCCTCCGTCCTTTTATGGCTTCTGAAGTCCAGACCGCTCTTGGGCAAATGAAAGCGAACACAGCCCCTGGCCCAGACGGACTCCCACCCCTTTTCTACAAACAATACTGGTCAAAAATTGGCCCTGATGTGTCCGATGCTGTCTTGGGTGTGCTGAACTCAGGTAACCTTCCAAATGCCCTTAACCACACTTTCCTTACTCTTATTCCTAAAATTAAATGTCCTAGGCGTGTAACGGATTTTAGGCCCATTAGCCTGTGCAATACTCTGTATAAACTTATTTCAAAGGTGCTTGCTAACCGCCTAAAAAAGTTTCTCCCTCAGCTGATTTCGGAATCTCAGAGCGCCTTCTTATCAGGCCGCCTCATAACTGATAATATTCTAATAGCTCATGAGACTCTCCATTACCTAAAGTCCAAGCACTCCGGTAAGCAAGGGCTGATGGCTCTGAAGCTCGATATGAGCAAAGCCTACGACCGGGTCGAATGGGATTTCTTGGATAAAATCATGGCTAAAATGGGCTTTAGCAGTAGGTGGATTGCTCTCATTTCTATGTGTATTAGATCTGTTTCCTACTCTATTCTGCTAAATGGTCAACCGCAGGGGCTTATTTCTCCTCAGAGGGGCCTCCGTCAAGGCGACCCGCTATCGCCTTACCTTTTTTTGTTAATCACTGAAGGGCTGCATGGCCTCTTGCGAGTAGCTGAAGATTTGGGCAGATTGAGAGGCGTATCCCTTTGCCCGGCTGGCCCCCGGATTTCACACCTTCTTTTTGCGGACGATAGTCTCATTTTTTGTCGTGCCTCCATTGCTGACTGCAGGACTATTCAAGATATTCTTCTAAAGTATGAAAGGGCTTCTGGTCAAAACATTAATCGGGGAAAAACCAACCTGTTTTTCAGCTCCAACACTCCCGCCCAAATGCAGACTGAGATCATAACTCTGTTGGCTATTCCCGCTGTCCAGCGATATGAGcaatatcttggtcttccttcCTTGGTTGGCcgggaaaaaaagaaatcgtTCAGTATGATTAAAGAAAGGATTTGGAAGAAGCTTAAgggttggaaagaaaaattattgtccCAAGCGGGACGGGAGATCTTAGTCAAGGCGGTAATCCAGGCGATCCCCACTTATACCATGTCATGTTTCAAAATGCCGAAAGGTCTTATCTATGAAATCGAATGCTTGAtcagaaaattttggtggggctaCCGGGGTGAGCAGAAAAGAATCCACTGGATCAGTTGGGAGAAGTTATGCCTTCCTAAGAAGGAGGGAGGGATGGGTTTCAGGGAGCTCAGCAGATTTAATGACTCTCTCCTTGCTAAACAAGTGTGGCGACTCATAAACAATGAGGATTCTTTGTTTCATAGGGTCTTCAAGGCTAAATTCTTCCCGAACTGCTCAATTATGGAGGCCAACAGCTCAAGCAAAGGGTCCTACGCCTGGAAAAGCATTGCTCAAGCTCGTCGGGTTATTGAGTTGGGCTCGGTTTGGCGTGTGGGAGATGGTAAGTCCATAAAAATCAGGGGTGATAAATGGTTACCAAGCTTGCACAGCAGCTGTATTGTGTCCCCTATCTCGTCCCTTTGCCCTTCCTCTACAGTGAGTGCCTTGATTGACGAAGATTCCCACACCTGGAACGTGGATCTGATTAAGAATGAATTCCTAACCCATGAATCTGAAATCATCTTGGGCATTCCGCTGAGCATTCACAATTCCTCGGATAAACAAGTTTGGCTCCCATCAAACCAGGGCGTGTTCTCAACCCGCAGTGCTTATAGGCTCCTTTCTTCAACTGAGAGACTTACTCTTCCTAATTGTTCGGACTCAGCAAGGGGTAGTCAAATGTGGAATGGTATTTGGTCCCTTCATGTCCCGCACAAGGTCAAGCATCTACTGTGGAAGGCAGCCAATGAGGCAATCCCTACCCTATTCAATCTTTGGAGAAGGCATGTGGTCCAATCGGTTTCTTGTCCAGGCTGCAAATCTGATTGTGAGGATACTATTCATGCTCTGTGGGGCTGCCCTGCTCTAAGGATTATCTGGGAAGCTGATGGCCTAAGTAAAAATTTGCTTAAGCATAAGCTTTCAAAATTTGCAGACCTCCTTGAGCTGTTTTTCTCGGTCCGTGGTAGTGCCAATCTGGATCTTCTTGCTGTGATTTTCTGGCTGATCTGGGAGAAAAGAAATGCTGATCGCCTGCAGAATAACTCGTTTGGCTATCACGAAGTCAGACCCAAGGCCATCCGGTTCCTTCATGACTTCTCGGCTGCTCAGGTTCTGCACAATTCCCATTCCCCTGCCGTGTCTGTGGGGCGTGTCAGGTGGCGCCCTCCCATCTCCCCGTGCTACAAAGTGAACTACGACGGAGCGATCTTCAAAGAAATTGGGGCGGCTGGGTTGGGTGTGGTCATCCGGGATGCTCAAGGTAATGTAATCGGGGCCCTTGCAGAGAGAATTCCCCTTCCCCTTACTGTTGCCACGGTTGAAGCTCTTGCATGCAGAAGAGCTGCCCTGTTTGCTTTGGAACTGAGCATTTTCGACGCTACTTTTGAGGGAGACTCTTTGATTGTGACATCGGCTCTGTGTGGAGGTGAAACGAATCATCCCGAGTTCGGCCTTGTTTTGTCGGACTCCCTGCTTCTGGCTCGCAGTTTCCGCTCTTGTAACTTTGTGCATGTAAAACGTTTAGGCAATTTAGTTGCCCATTATCTTGCTAGAATGTCTAAGTCTGGTAATGAGCTTAAGGTCTGGATTGAATCCGTTCCTAGCGAAATAGCTCCTCTGGTTTCTAATGACGTTTTGTAG